The window cacatgtaTAGATGCAATGGCGGAGCCAATAGGGGTGCTTTGGGGTGCCGAGCATCCCCTATTGAGCCCATATACTTGTAGTCAATTACTATTTCTCTAATGCTAATTGTTTTGAGCATCTCCTATTGAGGGGCGGATCTTGCTAGATTTTGAGCAGTAGTATGTAATATATTGATTTTTGATGAGATTATACTTTGAGGTGAGGTGAGTTGTATTGAAAAAGAAATACAGAGATCAGTAAAGGAAGAAGAGAGAATAGAAGATGAGGAAGAAGAAAGAGagataagtatttttttatattttatttttaattaaaaaaGATAAATATGTAAACGTTTTATTAGTGTCAGATGATGTCTTTTCATATAATTGTCTTTTTCTATTTCCTATTTTATTTACGCTAATATCTATATTTATCTTTTAGTCAATTTTTTAgattgatactaatattaatatttaaaatttatttatttttccaAGCTTTcaaaaaataaataagaaaaaaaatatttttacccctCTAATAATTCTTTCAAAAGTTCAATTATagtattttttatatttattacccgtactatttatatttattttttatttttgtattcaAGTAATAcaataatcataagtttaattaataaTTCCATATCTTTTTTCAAGCCCAAAGTTAATTTAATATATTTTGTCACAACTTTCTCAACCATTAAAATTTTGAATGAAACAAAATATAATTTACCTTCCAAGAAAAATAGATGTGTCCGACTTCATTTGCGCAAagttcaatttaaaaaaaaaaattactatttcGTAATATTCATTTATTGCGTAAGCCACCCCTATGTTAAAATCCTGGCTTCGCCATTGTATAGATGCCCAAAAAAACCGGATCGAGATCCGATCCGAAAACCCGATCCGGAACCGGACACACCCAGAACCGGACACAACCAAAACCGGATCCGGATCCGAGATCCGATCCGGTTCCAACCGGATCCAGATTCTCAGGGAAACGGGATTTTTTCCGGATAAATACCGGATCCAATCCGATCCGGTTTGGAATCCGATCCGAATCCGATCCTGTTTTTCAAATTTTTTTATCGGATCCATGGGCCTTAGGTTCTTCTCATTTCACAAAACCCATAAAATTAGAGATATTGAGCTGTTGCTTTTATAGCCACTATCCTCACATATGAGTTTTTTACTCATTCGATGTGGGAATGTGCGATTGAGTTACACTAGTTTATTATATACAACCACTTTGAGTACCTGATTCTACTAACAAGTCGATGTGGGACAAATCCAACAACCCTTTTTCCCACTGACTCAATTAACTTTTCAATTTTTACTCCAtagtactttattattattattattattattattattattattattattattattattattattattattattattataaacttaaaagttttaaaacttacaaaaaattagtcggaagcctagagacaatctgggctcccacacctctagcaatagcaaaacctatcctagtaaaaatatgagcagcagcaccggcaccaatatcttgcgtcatcgaactcttctgaacccgcttaagCAAAGAaatagcctccttctctaattccccaagggaagaaaatgagaaaggaatgaaaccataaccaatcgcctgacagcaagattcgtacttgacccgcttccgacgagccggtCGAGATCCGAAAAAAACCAATTCTGgaaaaaaaaatccgaaaaaaaccGACGCCGAAAACCGGAACCGGATCCGGAACCGGTTCTGGAATATCTGGACAAAAAAATCCGATTTTTATTTTGTCCGGATCCGGTTTTTTATCCGGTTTGTGCACCTataaccacatgagtggtgtatgggggaggtgatatgtaaacaatccttcccctatccgagaataaagacaagtcatttcttcacccagagtGTAACACTctaaagagtagagaaagtcatccctctctttattcgacggataaagagattgcttccgagatgaCCTCCGGCTTTAAGTAGGAAaagtttttttaaagaaaaaaaataaaaaactaaaataaaaagaataatagacgccatgaaaatggtagaatcaaatttccatgggttttaaatcctgcctggaatttaatttaggctctaaaagtcagtcaagtcgccaataaatcaacgattgatgtcgactcaatagagccgtcAACATCACGATTCCAACATAAATTATAAAGGGAATTTTTTCTGAAGAACATCAAGATTCCGTGAGTCGCAAGCTTCAATCATATCTTGAGGTGAACGGTCGTGGTATAAGTCTAACTTAGTGAAACCATGTGCGTCTAACGTAAAAAAATTTGTGCAAGTATTTCGTTACTTTTTATATGTAGACCCTTTAATATGTAgacgttatttatttatttattttttgcatACCAATTATTGAtgtaatagaaatagaaataagaTTAATTTCGGTTAATGTTAAACTCATGTGTTTATTTACACGTTTAACCTTAATCAACAACATATTGACAGCAATGATTCATCTATAATGCACGATCTTATATATTATAAGCCACATGCATACGATTCGTGTAGGATTAAATAACATCACGATTCCAACATAAATTATAAAGGGAATTCTTTTTGAAGAACATCAAGATTCCGTGAGTCGCAAGCTTCAATCATATCATTCCTTGAAGCACAACTGCAAACAATAAGAATACTAGGACGTTAAACACACCATAATCCAGAATTTTCACTTGTTTAAATTTTTAAATCCATAAAACATTCACCTTAAGGAAATTCTCAGATATTGCCAGGCATTATCTGCCTTTGGATTCATTGCTAGTGCACGAACATAGTAACGAATTGAGTCCTCATACATACCTTGTAGAAACATCATTTTATCATCTTCAAAAATTAAAAAACTTCAGAAGAATTGATTCAAAGAAACAAAAAGACAGATAACCTGATTCGCATAACTGATACCCATGTTGGCCCATGCACGCACATAATTGGGCTTCAGATCCAACGCCTAACAACACAAAGCAAATCACCATTAAAATGGTTAGGTTAAACGTACATGTAGGAATTTTATATCTTCtatagaagttgtgatgtggtccagcggtcgctggcctgcctcctttaggggaggtcaggagttcgacccccgtaggctacatattaaaaacacaatttcatccctgccatgaagtatccacccatggcacctttcctatatcgtttggggggtaaaggggagggggggttttacttggccgtgcccttggatcggtttcaaggtttcctcccgggcagcgatgggggcggggtttatcgctgcatcggcatagtcgaaacgggagatgatcgcaacggatgGTTAAagtcccctcgggtgatcccaatcgctgttaaaaaaaaaaaaaaaaaaacttctatgTATACCTGGCAACTAAAGGGTCAAGTCGGCCCATTGACACTTTCAAAGACCCATTAGATCTATCTCTATTTATTGAACTTTAGAATTTGATACCCTTTAGACCTATTTCTTTATATTTTGTATGCGACCCAATAAGTTGAAGAGAAACTCATTGGACCTTTTTTTAAGGTTTGGGGTTTACAATGCCAAGCTTtttctcaagacccaattgacccaaAAGTTTGACCTAATTGACACAAATTTAAAagtatgggtctcaattgccaggtaCATTTCTTCTATGTATGAATGTGGTTAGTGAAAGATTACCTGTTGGTACGCGTATATTGCATCAGCACTCTGAACACTATTTGCTTGTGTGGCCCCCAATTTATTCCATAACGAATAATCTCTTGGTTTAAGTTTTAAAGCTGTTTGAAACGATTCAATGGCTTTATCGTATTCTCTCGATAAGTTATATAATACACCGAGTACAATATGTACATGTGACATAACAGCCGCCTCATTGAAAGTCCTAGCAACCTGTACAAATCTTACCACATAAAGAACCGCACTTTAACGTGTTTCTATAATAAAAATAACCAACCGAAAACACTCACGTCTGCGTAATAGAGCGAATGCGAAAGTTCGGGAGGGGCAATTTTCCCATACATGGGATGGTTTTGTAACCAACTGTACAAATATTTCAACGCCGCCTGCTGCTCCAATTCTGTGAacattataaaattaataaaaaacATTTAGAATAAACAAATATTTAAAGGAAGCGTTTTTAAGAATGTATAACCATTTGTATGGCTGACTCCGAGGGCAAGAAGGACTTCCAAGTTTGTGGGGTCCGCTTCCTGTGCACGCATCATTGATGCAGTTGCCTGAAGTACCAACATATTCAACATAACTGATGATGTAAACATAATTTaaattaagatgtcatcaatgattAATGATGTAAGTAACCTGTTGGTCATCATCGTTTTCAGCATGTGCTACACCGAGTAATCTCCAACCTTCAGCATTATCGGGGTTCTTCAAAACTTCGGCCTCTAAAGCAAGAACTGCCTCACTTAAAAGACCTTTACGAAACAGTTCTTGACCTTCTCTTAACGGGTCAGGATGACCAACGTAAGGGTTCAAATCAGAAAAGACGTATACGCCCCTTGAACTATCAGCTTTCTGCTTCATCACAGCTTGCTCATTTAGATACCTAAACAAACCCCATGTAAGAACACATTTAAAACAAAAATCATCATACAAACAATATGTAAAGAAATAAGACAGATTGAgcggatagtccctgtggtttacCCCAGTTTACGCGGATAGTCCCTAATTTTTTTTGGTAGTCCTCATGATTTATATTACTTGCGTAGATTGTCCCTCAATCTAACGGTTGTTAGATTTTATCGTTTGATCCCATCACGTGTCAGGCACATGCGGGTAAAATGGTCATTTTATCTTTTCCCTTCATAACCTTTTTCATCTCTAGAATGTCTCAAATCCTAATTTTAATCGAATTTTTTCCCTCATGTGCCTAACATGTGAGGAGatttaacaaaaaaaataaaaatataacgaTCGTTAGACAGGACTATCCACGCAAGAATTGTAAACCACGAGGACTACCAACGCAAAAAAGAAGTTTAAAGACTATCCGTGTCGATTGGGGTAAACCCTAGGGACAATCAGCGTAATTATGTCAATATAGACTTGCTCATCGTATGCACTTGCCCAATTATCAGCAGAATCATCCCCCAAAATCCCGTCACTGACCTGAAGCCCAAATTCATCGGCCCAATCGTTTACTTGCAACTTGGAGAATTCATCGACCCATTGATCATCTGCTGGGCCATGATGCACACGTTCACTAGCAAATTCATCAGCCCATCTATCATGAACCCCAGAAACCTAAATCCAAACATCCATTAACAATTATATAAACTGAATACATGTATCACAAAGCAAATAACTTAACCCGTGTACAAGAAAATTTCTACTTGCCTGTTCATGTGCATGCTGATCTGCCCAAGATGACGGGCCCGCATTATATTGTTGTTGATATTCATTTGCCCAGTCACCACCTCCAGACTTAACTTGGTTATCCTCAATAGTCAATTCCCCACGACTCATCTTTGAAACAAATTGAAGGAATTTTGAATTCTGCATATCGCCAAATGATGACATCAGCAATATAAGCCAAAAAAGCAAAAAACATTATTAACGAATCTCGTTATAATGATAACCTGAAACTTAGGATTACTATTCTGAGCTAAAGTGTGTGCAAGCATACGAGTCTGCTCCATAGCAGCCAATGATGGAATGTTTGAACCTGCCATTCGATCCACAGATGTTATCTGAGTTTGTTCCTAAAATCAATATcaaaacataatttttttttttttaattaagatAATAAAAAGTCAAATCACTTTTTAACATGTTGAACTTTAGAGTTGTAGTATGTCCTTACATGTTCAAATTCTGAAGCCCAACCACCAGCACCATGTTGTCGTTCAAAGGATAGAGCCCAAGAATTCGGGTCACCTTGGCCCAATCTGTGTTGGGCTTGGGAAAATTCATCGGCCCAACCATCCGCACCATGTGGTCCATGAACCATGGCTTGAGACTCACCCCAATATTGTTCCAGCTCAGGATATCTTCCAGGCATTCGGCCCCTAGTCAACCCTTGATTGTCGATTTCTAAAGAAGATAACAGAGCGTTCACCTGAATAATTAATTATACAGATAACTAGTTTGTATGATTGTATCTTGACAGATGGTAAATTAAGAGTAAACTTGATGAGTAAGTTAAGAAACAGACCTGGCCATTGATGAATTCCTCGGGTTTGTCAGCAAAGATATGTCGAGCCATAATACTAGTTCGATCACGTATGCACCGTTTGTCCACGTCAGACAACCCTAATACGGGTAGTTGGGTAGGACCAAAAGGAGCACCACCATGACTACTGTTAACAAAAGAATGCAAAAAACTTGACAACACTCTTTGAGGAGGACCTAGATTGTAATAAACACAAAAACATGGTGAACACAAACCTTCAAACTTAAATGAGTAACGCCTTATACATCTCTAAATTAGATGCAACATGGGCTGCTTAGTCATTTTGAACAGAAATCTTATACATTTACCATTTAATTCTGGTTGAAGCTGGGGTTGCCCTGGATGAAAATGCGGAATCTGAGGATTTTGTATCCCGTCCCAAACTTCAGAAAGTCTGTTGTCATTTGCAGCACGAAAACCATTTACAAAACCTGAGTTGTCATTATGCAGATGATGTTCCAACTCTAAACCAGGAAGGGCTGACAAGGGCTCTCCGGCTCCTGAATAAAGATTGTTGCCAGACGTATTAAGTGTTGACGTAGGAATCTCCTGCAACCTTTCCTGCACATAAAAGAAAATATTAAAGACAATTTGATTATTCAACAACATGTAACAGACGCTGTTTACTTTTTGGTGAATTTGCCTCTGTTTCCATTTGCCTCTTAATGGGAAGGGGTCTTTGATTCTATGTCTTCTAGAAACAGACCAATTTTTAGATTAAGTGGCAGAATTAGTGACAAAGAAACATCATTTTTACTTGCTGAATTAAGAGCTATTCAGAAGATCATCAAGTGGAAAGTAAATAGGCCCAAGTCATATTCGTGAACAATGTTACGAGTTATGACATAAAAGTTAGACAAAATTGCACCGTTGGTCCGGTATCTTTGTATCAAAAAGCACGGATAACATTTATCTATTTATTTGACGTCGTTGACCCTCATCTATCGTTATTTAGCACCGATGACCCCGTCCATAAACGCTGTTAGTTTTATCACGTTAAATTTCTTCACGTGATAAGCACGTGAGGGCAATATAGTCAACTACACTTTTTCTTTGTTGGATACTAGTCATGTACCTGGCACGTGAGTTTAAGCCTTTTTAAAATTTCCCTATTCCATTTGAGTCCTCCCTTCCCAATCTTTGAACCCTAATTTTCAATTACAGGCATAATCATCTCAATCAAAATCCAAATTAAAATGGTTTGTGTATTGAAcagattacatattattaatttatGTATCTACATTTCAAACTTAGTTAATATATGGCAACACAGAGAATACTGAGTATATTTGATATCATGTGTTACCATATTAAGTCACttgacaaatgaaccattaaaatgggtcaaaaatgcAACTCAATGACACACTGAAGACATGACACTCTTTAATGTTGCTTTGGGTCATGACGCAGTGAAGACATGACACATGATACTCTTTAGACTTTGTGTAGTTCTGACTTTATATTCAACAATAGGCATCTTTTACCTTAACACAAATAAAGTCAATTAATCAGCAGAACCATGGTTGTTAAATGAGGACAGTTTTTACTCAATAGCACTGTTTTGactcattttatatcaaaatataacTGTTTTGACCCATATGTAACTGTTAAACGAAGAGTTTTGactcattttatatcaaaatataacTGTTTTGACCCAAATTGACCATATAATTCCATCAATTTTTCGATTCCATATTCGGTTCTGGTAGAATAGTATGAATCAATCATCATCTTACTTATTTTAGATCgtaggggttttttttttttttttttttttttttttggttataaaAGTCGTAGGGTTTATTGCCATGAAACAGTTGTCTGGCAAGACTTACATCATTTAATCCAATAGTGACTGGACGATTTTGCCCTTACATGGCAATCACCTGACTTAACTTAACGGTGACTAAACTAACATAAATTAGGCTGAAGATCATCGGTGCTAAATAACGATAGATGAGGGTCAACGACGTCAAAAAAAAATAGATAATGGTTATCCGTGCTTTTTGAAACAAAGATAACGGACCAACGGCGCAATTTTGTCTAAAAGTTATGATCTTGGCTCATCAGAAAACTAACTTCTACACTACCAGTATACACTAATTCTATAAAGTTCACTAAGATCGACACATATATTCACAAAATTGAGATCACCAGTAGTTAGTTCCTGGTAAACCAGACTACAGGTTTCTAAAAACTACCAACTCTAAGCAATAAAGAGTACTGATTTCAGATGAGGCAGCAAGAACAACAAAGCTAAATAAGATATAATAAAGCTGCCAATATATACATTCAACATATATCAGGCATTTTCAGATCATCATAAGTTCATAAACAGAATACAATATCAAAGTGAGTTGGAACAACAGCTCTCAAGTATGTTAACTAATTCTCATTATGCTTATATTCAATCACATGTTATAAAATTCCAGCTATAGAAACATCAGTGATACAGATGAAGAACCAATTAGGTTGTAGCAGGGCAGTTACAGTAATGTATAAAACTTATActgtaataataaaattataaaatgagATACCTTTTGAGATGAAGAACCAATTAGGGCATTGGCAAGAGCACCGAGAGGATTTGATGAAGATGAAGGGTTACAATTGGCCCCACCGGTCACCAACTCCCTCATCGCCATCTCTGTCTTCGATTAAACAATTAATTATTTCAATGTCTGCAACAATCGGAAGCTAAGAGTAGAAACGCGAGACACACGATCGAGTTGTTAGATAGATAGATATGGATGATAATGGACCAaaatttgttgaggaaagaaataaTACTCACAATAAAAAATTATAGACAAATCACGGGTTTATTAAATAATCTAAGTTTGAACATACTATATACTACGGAGAATACTTAACAAATGATTGAGAAAAATAACCAAATTATTAAAGTCTATAAAATGTATATAACAAATAATTATAGCAGAAACGTACCACAAATATTTTGTTTGGAACATATGCATTTGAAATAATCAAAGATAAGCTATAGACATATTTATGTATTTAATTTGGACTGAATAAATGAACTATCTTCATTATCCCACCACCTTCTTTCAATCTTTACCataattactatttttcttgtcataaaagcctaTATTACAACTTTTTATTAAGACATATAcaacatacatatgtaacgtagttAATCCCATAGAGAGAAGCTACatctcaataataataacaataacaataacaataacaataacaataataataataataataataataataataataataataataataataataataataataataataatattattattattattattattattattattattatattattattattataaatataaataataataataataataataataataataataataataataataataataaagtttgcataagaattaagtatttatatttttattaataagtattagtaattagtaataacaaatgtctcttgaagttttaaaaaataaaatataattattatatgaagaTTTTACAATATGCTTCAGAGTATGAGATGTTTTGTAAAAGAttatacaatttgttttaaagattGTAAATATGGTCATaggagtgttttatcataaggatgtacataatgcttcaaatattgtacatatggtcattggAGTGTTTTACCGTGAGGTTATAAATActatttcaaatattgtacatatggtgatTAGGGTATTTTTCGTACATAATGTTTCCCTTATTGTACATTTGTTTAAGATATCTTAATTTTGattcaatataattaatttttaatgacatcatcagccATGTATTAgaaattttcttttttattttgaatTGTTTTAAGCTTGGAAAAGACTtttttataacatcatcattttagaactTTAAAAGAACTTATAGATAGaaagatatatataaatttaaataattCATTAGAaaagtataaataaatatataaatttataaataagATGAATTACTTGATGTCATcggttgtgatgaatgttattcttcTAGCGTTTTCTggttaaataataaaattcatcgcaaagtatttttttaaatgttcatattttcacatgATCTTAATGTTTGTGAAttctttttaaaataaataaattaaaaaaattatttttcttcCCTTCTAAAATCTAACTTCCTCttgattaatcatatatatatatatatatatatatatatatatatatatatatatatatatatatatatatatatatattcaaaaaaacacttcgtgataaatgttattattttgaccagaAAATGCTCGAAGAGCTAACATTTATCGATAAATGTTATTCCTGATAACATTGATCATGAgcaatgtatatatatgtgtgtgtgtgtgtgtgtgtgcgtgcgtgtgtgtgtgtattttgttTTTTTTGATTAATCGAATATTTATACATGAGTGCTAATTCGAGTGGATTAAGTGGATTTGGGGTTGGATTTGTTGAGGAAGTAACTCTCTTATCCGTATACCGTGATAACTCTAGTTGGGATGATAATTTAGTGAAAGGTGGTTATAGTCGATTATTGAATTATTGCCTTTTTGACGCTTGTATGTTATAATGAGAAAATATATTTAATTCATGTTTGAATTTTGTTCAAAAAAGGGTTGGGTATTACATTATAGCTAAATACTAGTGTCTTTAAGACCAATTTTAACGTGGCGTCAGAGGGGTCCCGTCAGACCTGCTGGCATTGGGTGACGCCCCCTGACGCCTCTAGTGGGGCGTCACCGGTGACGAAACCGGGGCGTTAGTCAGCTTTCTCACGAAAAAAAAATGGCGTCAGGGGTACGTGTCATATGGCAATTGGCTGGAAAAAATGTCCGTTGGCTAACggctattttcattttttttttatatttaaattctatatatatttatctatataaacTCATACATTCTACAATTTTAACACACCAAATCTCTTTATTTTTCTTTCATTTCTATCAATTATATCATACAATTTATATAATTTCATGGCATCGTATTTACTTAGTTACGATTCCGATTCGGAAGACGAGCATATTATTGCACTAATTCAACATTTAGAAGATGAAGATGACGAAGTCGAATCCGATCGTGTTCCAAGATCCcgaatttatattccaagaaatCGTGAGGAAGCCGCAGAAAACTTATGGAAGGATTATTTTAGTGACACACCCGTGTTTCCGCCATACAAATTTAAAAGACGTTTTCGTATGCGGATTGAACTATTTCTTCGAATATCGCAAGGTATTTCTAATTTCGATTCTCATGatatgaaatttcccgttcatattgattataaatgttccatattaattgatttcgtcgcgaggttttgacctctatatgagacattttttcaaagactgcattcatttttaaaacaaccataacctttattttatcgataaaggtttaaaaagcattacgtagattatcaagtaatgataatctaaaatataccgtttacacacgaccattacataatggtttacaataagaatatattacatcgtggccaagtcttatttcccgacgaagtgaaaatctgtgaaagtgagttatagtcccatttttactatctaatatttttggaatgagaatacatgcagttttgaaaatgatttacaaaatagacacaagtattgaaactacattctatgttgaatcgttataccggatatcgcccttgttgaacttggtagcctaagaattggtgtttattataattgccaccaattgacgcgaatcctaaagatagatctatgggctttgacacgccctagtcagagaatttgaactgctttagtacttcgatatttatatatggggatattctagatgcatttgttaatgtcggttaccaggtgttcaaccatatgaatgattttgatgcagattgcatgttattgaaagatgaaatcttgtggtctattattacaatttgatatatagg of the Rutidosis leptorrhynchoides isolate AG116_Rl617_1_P2 chromosome 5, CSIRO_AGI_Rlap_v1, whole genome shotgun sequence genome contains:
- the LOC139847222 gene encoding peroxisome biogenesis protein 5-like isoform X1, whose translation is MAMRELVTGGANCNPSSSSNPLGALANALIGSSSQKGSKIGKGGLKWNREILKRLKLTCQERLQEIPTSTLNTSGNNLYSGAGEPLSALPGLELEHHLHNDNSGFVNGFRAANDNRLSEVWDGIQNPQIPHFHPGQPQLQPELNGPPQRVLSSFLHSFVNSSHGGAPFGPTQLPVLGLSDVDKRCIRDRTSIMARHIFADKPEEFINGQVNALLSSLEIDNQGLTRGRMPGRYPELEQYWGESQAMVHGPHGADGWADEFSQAQHRLGQGDPNSWALSFERQHGAGGWASEFEHEQTQITSVDRMAGSNIPSLAAMEQTRMLAHTLAQNSNPKFQNSKFLQFVSKMSRGELTIEDNQVKSGGGDWANEYQQQYNAGPSSWADQHAHEQVSGVHDRWADEFASERVHHGPADDQWVDEFSKLQVNDWADEFGLQVSDGILGDDSADNWASAYDEYLNEQAVMKQKADSSRGVYVFSDLNPYVGHPDPLREGQELFRKGLLSEAVLALEAEVLKNPDNAEGWRLLGVAHAENDDDQQATASMMRAQEADPTNLEVLLALGVSHTNELEQQAALKYLYSWLQNHPMYGKIAPPELSHSLYYADVARTFNEAAVMSHVHIVLGVLYNLSREYDKAIESFQTALKLKPRDYSLWNKLGATQANSVQSADAIYAYQQALDLKPNYVRAWANMGISYANQGMYEDSIRYYVRALAMNPKADNAWQYLRISLSCASRNDMIEACDSRNLDVLQKEFPL
- the LOC139847222 gene encoding peroxisome biogenesis protein 5-like isoform X2 → MAMRELVTGGANCNPSSSSNPLGALANALIGSSSQKERLQEIPTSTLNTSGNNLYSGAGEPLSALPGLELEHHLHNDNSGFVNGFRAANDNRLSEVWDGIQNPQIPHFHPGQPQLQPELNGPPQRVLSSFLHSFVNSSHGGAPFGPTQLPVLGLSDVDKRCIRDRTSIMARHIFADKPEEFINGQVNALLSSLEIDNQGLTRGRMPGRYPELEQYWGESQAMVHGPHGADGWADEFSQAQHRLGQGDPNSWALSFERQHGAGGWASEFEHEQTQITSVDRMAGSNIPSLAAMEQTRMLAHTLAQNSNPKFQNSKFLQFVSKMSRGELTIEDNQVKSGGGDWANEYQQQYNAGPSSWADQHAHEQVSGVHDRWADEFASERVHHGPADDQWVDEFSKLQVNDWADEFGLQVSDGILGDDSADNWASAYDEYLNEQAVMKQKADSSRGVYVFSDLNPYVGHPDPLREGQELFRKGLLSEAVLALEAEVLKNPDNAEGWRLLGVAHAENDDDQQATASMMRAQEADPTNLEVLLALGVSHTNELEQQAALKYLYSWLQNHPMYGKIAPPELSHSLYYADVARTFNEAAVMSHVHIVLGVLYNLSREYDKAIESFQTALKLKPRDYSLWNKLGATQANSVQSADAIYAYQQALDLKPNYVRAWANMGISYANQGMYEDSIRYYVRALAMNPKADNAWQYLRISLSCASRNDMIEACDSRNLDVLQKEFPL